The Triticum urartu cultivar G1812 chromosome 6, Tu2.1, whole genome shotgun sequence genome includes the window CGCATTCCTCTCCCGCGCGCAGGCGGGGGGAGATCCGCCTCCCTGGTCCGATGGCGCCGTCGCGGCCGCTGATGCGCGGGGCGGGCCCGCCGCGGGTCTTCGCCTCCGGTCGCACGGGCCGGGCCTCGCCGTACGCGCTCGCGCTCGCCGCGCTGCTCCTCGcctccgccttcctcctcgccCTCATCGCCTTCGGCGTCTTCTCGCTCCCAGTCTCCTCCCCCGCGCTCCCCACCACTGCCGGCGCCGAGACCGAGTCCTCCGGCGACAGCGGCGGGGCCGCGGAGTCCGAGTCCTCCGGCGGCTCCTCCCGCGCCGCGCGCACCCGCGCCCGCCGCGACCTCAGGTGAGTGAGCGAGCGAGTGAGTGGCTCCGATCCAGCAGTCTCTCTCTCCAGATTTGGTTCCACCTGCTGCTGGCTGATCTGATCTGATCCCTTGTTCGTCGGGTGGGTGCAGCGAGGGGCTGGGCGAGCGCGGCGCGCAGTGGACGGAGGTCATCTCGTGGGAGCCCAGGGCGTTCGTCTACCACAACTTCCTGGTAACCACTACTGCTGCTGCCCACTCTGCCTCCCCTTCTGTACTCATAATCCACTGCTGCCGCCATGGCTCATTCGttcctgcacctgctcccgcatGCACGCTGCCGTGTGTATGTAGAGACTAGATTCTTGTGGGATCCATCCATCCCGTATCGCCTCACCTTTTTGGGTGAAATACGTCTGTGCTTTTCGGTGCAATGCCTGCCGGCTTTCCGAGCTGCGCTTTCGTCTGGAAATGATGCGGCGCTCAAGTCACACTTGTTGGACATGGGGTTGACAGTGACTGAAGGAAGCATGCCGTTTGCGCTGCATTTCTGTTTCCTTTTGTTCTTTCGGATCTTGGCTGGACCATACACTGCATGCTGATGCCTCCTGGGAAAGGGAAGGTTGTAGTCATCCGTTTACTGGCTTTAGTTCTGCCTCCAATGGAGCTCCGTGTGTGGTCGGTTATTACCTGGTCTGTTAGGGAAGAATGGGAATGCAGACATGATAAATGAACAGGGAGAGTTTGCAGTTTTGTTATCGTACTAAACTGCACAGTATTACTATGAACTAAGCTAATGCCTTATGCAAATATGACTTAATGCTTCAAAAGTGTGTATCTTGTAAGTAAGCCTCCTTGATTGTGAGATTCTGTTGGCTCATTTCTTTACTCTGTTACCTCAAGTTTCTCCTGTTTTCAATTCTTCATATGTTGGGCATACTTATGTGTTCAGACTTCTCAGTTTAGGGTGTTTACTTACTAATTTTGCCTTTCCTTATATTTGTATTCCTTGCTTTTTCTGTAAGGTGTTTTCATTGTTTGTTAGTTCAGCTTGTAATTTTCTGGTGATTTTACTATGTTTGATTGATGGCTGCTATTTATTCTTTTCATTAGTCCAAGGAAGAGTGTGAGTACTTAATTGGATTGGCGAAACCTCGCATGGTGAAATCAACAGTGGTCGACAGTGAGACTGGTAAAAGCAAGGACAGCAGGGTTCGTACAAGTTCAGGCATGTTTCTTCAAAGAGGACGGGACAAGGTTATCCGGGCCATTGAAAGGAGGATAGCAGATTACACCTTCATACCTGCAGGTTCGTACCTATGTAAAGACCTTATTTTGTTTCATGGTCAAGCCAAATTCTCGGTGAGATTTCTCAGTTGATAAAGTAAAATTTTAAGGTATACAGAAAAGTGTGACACCTAAAAAAATACATAGGAAATCTGATGATGGTTATGTGTGTCAACCTAAGTCCCTCGTTCTCAGTCATGGTTGCTTGTAGCTTTGTTCAGTATGCAAGTGGTGTGACATTTTCTCGACTTCAACAATGCAGCTCTTAGCATATGTTGCTTCTATCCTTTGAGCATATACTGTATTAGGTTTGTTTAATAATGTTCATTCATGCTGGCTTACAGAACATGGAGAGGGACTCCAAGTACTGCACTATGAAGTCGGGCAGAAGTACGAACCCCACTTTGACTATTTTCTTGACGAGTTCAACACCAAGAATGGTGGTCAGCGGATGGCAACAATTCTCATGTACCTGTAAGTAAAAGTAGTATCCCTATGCGACAACACTTTGGTTATTTGTGGTGTTAACTGCCTTGCTAACTTGTCTAAGACATACTCTGAACTGAAACagatcagatgttgaagaagggGGTGAGACTATTTTCCCTGATGCAAATGTGAACAGCAGTTCTTTGCCATGGTACAACGAACTTTCAGAGTGTGCCAGAAAAGGTCTTGCTGTGAAACCAAAGATGGGAGATGCGCTGCTTTTCTGGAGCATGAAACCAGATGCCACTCTAGATCCACTAAGTTTGCACGGTTAGTTAGTTCAGTGGCCTGCTCGCTGCCCTTGTTAGTTACACTTTCTCTTCTGAAATTCTTGTTCCATTCTCCTTCTAAAGCTACCTGCTGTTAAACTTGAAGTTGTGCTTATATGCATATATTCTTGAGCAATCTGCTGACAGATTGGACCTTACAAACACTTTTTTCATTTTCCTTCGGGAAGCTACCTGCTGTTGAAGTTGAAGTTCTGCATATATGCATATATTCTTGAGCAATCTGCCGGCAGATTTCTTTACATGGTGTTATTCTTGCAGGGGGCTGTCCTGTTATCAAAGGGAACAAATGGTCATCAACCAAGTGGCTGCATGTTCACGAGTACAAAGCTTAGGCCTTGTGAACTCATTCCAAAGGTATTTTCTGCTACCCCAGCCCCAGTGGATCTATATTTTGTTAAGATGTAAAGCCGGATATTTTCCTCAAAACAAAAGATGTAAAGCTAGTGGTGTATTGTTGTTGCTTTATTTTCAAATATAAATAGTTCTTGGTCCTCTCGGAAGATGTTTCCGTTAGTCCATCCTCAGCACCACgatttcttcatctgctgccgtTACTCCGAGGCATGTTCTATTGTCTGTACTCAGTAGCAAAATGAATTTAGAATGTACGATTGCTAAGTGCGGCTGTTATTCTTGTACCGAGACACGTGTGCATAGAAATGATGGTTGAGATGAGGTCGAACATGACCACCTTTATTTGTGCTGCTGGGAGCTTCTTGAGCATCTCAAGTTGCTGCTCAAAAGTGAACTCTTTTGTAAGCTGATGCCGAGGCTACCACTTTGTGCTTGCAGATGACACGATTTGAGAAGCATGTGAGCTGGGCTCTTTACAGGATGGCATTACAGTTACAGATCCACCACCCCGGTTGTGTGCATTGCTTGTGGAGgatatatataatatatacaaGGCAGGCAGTAAGCTCTCCATGTTGGAATACTGACTCGGCATTTTACTTCTTGTCGTCTCTCGTAGTCGCTCGCGATGCCCCCGACAACTTATTATAGAGGAATGAatatgatatgtgatgtatgtaGTGCTGGGGGCTATTGCAGGTCGGCTATAGATAGGATCTAGAGCTCCATTTTTTGCATGTTATGCTTGTCCTGTCTGTAGCACCAGTACCATGATAATACTGATGAAGCAGTTGAGGTGACTTGTGTTAATCGATGAATAACAAAGGAGGATGATTTTGATTGTCTCAGCAGTACTGTAAACCTTGCCCGAAAACCTATCAAACATTCAGACATGTTGTTGCGGCTCGGAGATCCGTTGGTCGGATCTCAATGTTGTTGGTAGATCCATCTCTTGGTCGAAGCTCGCGGTCTCTATCTGGCGCGGGAACCGAGAGGGAACGGGGAGAAGATGTGTGCAGTGCAGGTTTGATCAGCTCCCTGTGTTGTGAAGGGGAAAGCAGCACGGCTTGTGTGCGTTGGTTGGGTGGACGATGGTGATGGGTGGGATCGGACCGGAGGCGACGGTGGAACTGAACCTGAACTGGAGTTGAGTGTTAATGCAGCAGGCTCGCCTACCTGACGCCGAAATAAACTGGAACGAACGGAGTCGCTCTCATCCTCGCCAGATCGGCCAGAAAATACTGCTACTATGAAGAAAGTTCAAGTTTCTCTTTGGTGTGGTGTGGTGCGCCGCGTGTGCTGTGGACTGCTCTGGTGAATCCAAGGGAGGCAACGGCAGCGCCAATCGCGCGCTCACATGGAACAAGAGAGAGAAGCCACTAACAGGAAAAAAAAAGACATGGAAGAGAGAGAAAATCACACATTTCGTCTTTGAACTCTCTGACACCGTAACAGTTTAGTACCCCGACTCCAGAGGCACTATTATACAGTCCTTGTACATGAAAacacgtactccctccgttcagaAATACTTGTCTTTAAAATGGTTGtaaatggatgtatctataaTCAAAATAAATATAGATACAATCATTTCAAGGACAAGTAtttccagacggagggagtaacatCTACGGTTCAATGTTCGGCCCCCTCGACCGCTCTAGTGCCACAGCGTGGCGCTGCTCTTTGTGGACCCCCATGTGTTTTTTTTTGGAAAACAACCTGCGCTCCATCATGGACACAACTTTTTTAGAAGCCCCCAATAAAAAAGAAAGGAAGCCTGCTAGTCAGGTCTTAACTACTAGGCTTTTAAAAAGAGTTTTGGTTGGGCTTCTAAAATAAGCTGGGCAGAGGGCGGCTTATTCTAGAAGCCAACAAAAGTCTTAATTATCCAGCTTATTCTAGGGGGCTTGCAACAGCACTGCAACCGCCTCATGATTCAGAGCAGTTacgtttttttttttgagaagcAGAGCAGTTACAGTTgggaggccggcggcggcgagcaaGGAGGAGTAATCTTCCTGAGTCCATGTTATGGGATCCGAGATTTTGCTTCCAACATAGCCCACTTGAGCACTTGATCGGGATGCTTCTTTCATTGCACAGTCATCTGCCGCATCTCATCCGTTGTGGATTTGGTGTAGACGATCTCCGCAAGCAATCCGAAATTGAGTCTGCATTGCGCTATCTAAACATCTCTCCTCATCTCCGCCCCCAAAATCATCCTCTTTGCGCCTCTTCTCTGGCCATGGCGGAATGGAGATCTCGCAGGCGCGCCTGCCATCGGAGGACCCCCATCATGATTTCTATCTGTCCGTGCGAACCATCAACGGCACACGCAAACGGCTCTGCTACACTCTGCTGACGTGGATCAGTGGCTATCGTGGGCGTCTTTGGCAATAGGCAGTGATGCCCTACTGCAAATGACCCTGGCGGTATGATGATTAAGTGAGTGAGGGGGCTTGGGTGGGGCCTCCTCGGCGATAGCATCAGGGACTATGGCGGTAGGAAAAAGATCAGACCATGAAAAAGTCACGGCGGTAGGGATTTTGATCTGGTCGTGCTTATACAAGTTAGCCTTGTATAAAAGGGTTCAAACAGCGGTTTCGGCCATCACAAGATTACCCTGAGGAGAGAAAAATCCAAGTTTCTCTTGTGTGATGTGAATCAAGGGCGCCAATCGCGCGCTCACATGGAAGCCAGCCGGGAGGGGGAAAACCAAACAAAACGAGTGAGTCGTTGACGGAGAAGACAGGCGTCGGCGCCTCCCTCGCCTACCTTCCGAGCACACCGACGCGCTCCCTCCCTCCTCTCGCCAATTTTCTACTCTTCCCTCCCTCCGCTTTCCACCCCGCGCCCTCCCGCATCTGCCCGCCTCTCACCTGCGAGCAGATCTCGCCGCCCCCCTCGTCGGCATCGGCCCCCGCGCCACGCCGGACCCTGACCTAACCCCACACCCGGTCTGCCTCCTCCGCGCCCCGGATCTGCCGCTGCCCTGCCGGCCATGGACTCCGGCGGCGGGGCCACGGCCATCCGCGTGCCCTACCGCCACATCCGCGACGCCGAGATGGAGCTCGTCAGACTCAACAGCACCCACGGCACCGGAAGCGACGCCGCGCGGCCCAAGGAGGAGCAGGGCAGCGGCGCCTCCGGGGAGGGCGGCAGGAAGGGCGCGCCCAAGTGGCGGGGGGTGCTGGCCTGCATGGTCGCCGCCGGCGTGCAGTTCGGCTGGGCGCTGCAGCTCTCCCTCCTCACGCCCTACATCCAGGTACACACCACTGCCCTCCCCGCCGGATCTCGCCCAAACCCCTCCCGCCTTGCTGCTCGGGGCAGGGAGGGACTACTCTGTCAAGTATGCCTGCGCATCTCGGGAGGGAGGGAGGCAGGCAGAGCGGCCGTGCCATGTATCGTTCCCCATTGCTGCTCCGAGACTCACGCCACCGCAACTGCAAATGCGGGCTCCTAACCACATTCATCCATCCATCCATGTATGATGCGTGTGACACTAGCAAGCAGCAACTCTTCACCCGACAAGGCACCTGGCCTAGCCTCTGTTCCTGCTGCCTGACTGATTTATAGTAACATCAACTCTCACAACAGGACACTGCTACATAGTAGTATCACACTGCCTAATCATACCAACGCATGACCGACACTGCTCGTCTGAATTCCGCGCAAGCATTTCGGATTTGCATTCAGATGTAGTCGGGCCAAGTACGACCCCCCCTTTAGCGAGACAGAGGTTGCAGCCAATTAGTTAGGCAAGAAAAAAATAGGGTTACTCCCGCCCCACAACTGTCGATTTACATACAGACATAGGCAAACCCTGATCCACAGAGGAGTTGCTGCGAATTAGGACACACTACTTTGCTGCAGTAATAATAAACAAGCTAAAGCGGGGTTCTGGTCTGCGGCTCATTTGCCTGGAATATCCTGGGAAACATCTGCTGTGTTTTACTAGTGTGTGAAGCACCAGATCGCCTGTATGGTGTGCTTCTTGTTCGGTCATTCTGTATATGCCAATGTATCGTTCCCCATTTCTGTTCCGAGTGACGCCACCGCAACTGGAAATGCCGCTGCTACTACTACTGCATGTAccagtacgatttagctctagcTCCGACTCTTTGCCCGATAAGGCAGCTGGACTAGGTTCTGTTCCTGCTGCCTGCTTCATCTTTCATAGTACCAACTCACAACTAGACATCACTACTAGAGTACATGTCAGCGAGCCGTCTGTCTGAATTCGGACTTTGAATTTCCAATTTGCACACAGATGTTGTCGGGCCAACTGTGATCCACTTGGTGGCACAGATGCTGCAGCCAATTAGTTAGGCAAGAAAAACAGGCTGATCCCCTTTACTTCCGCGCCAGAATTTTTTATTTACACATAGACATAGCTGGGGCGCGACACCCCTTAGTGAGACAGAGGTTGCTGCAAATTAGGCAAGAACAGGACACTCTGTTTAGTTACCGTCGTGTTTGCTGCAGTAATAAACAAGCTAAAGCGGGGTTCTGGTCTGCGGCTCATTTTCCTGGAATATCCTGGGAAACATCTGCCGTGTTTTACTAGTGTGTGAAGCACCAGATCGCCTGTATGGTGTGCTTCTTACTCGGTCATTCTGTATATGCATACGAATGCTGATAATAAATAGTTAACATCTGCTGCAAGAACTTCATGCACTCTGGACCGTGTACATTCTTAGTGTGTTCTACATGAAATCTTTCCTGTCCTACAAATTCGCTCACCCGCTGATTGTTCCTCATCTTACATGCAGACTCTAGGAATAGACCATGCAATGGCGTCCTTCATCTGGCTTTGTGGGCCTATTACTGGTTTTGTGGTAAGTTCTTACGACGACACAGTTGCTGATTTTTGTTAGGAGCCAGTAATGCAAGGTCTCATGTCTCTAAATGGCTGGTTGGTTACCTGCTGACGCCAGGTTCAACCTTGTGTTGGTGTCTGGAGTGACAAGTGCCGCTCCAAGTACGGGAGGAGACGGCCGTTCATTCTGGCTGGATGCGTGCTGATTTGTGCAGCTGTAAGTATATATATCATGTTTGATAGTTTACAGTATATTCCCCATTCTTTCCCTGCTCTCTAATAGGCAGACTTCATACTCGTAGGTAACTTTAGTCGGGTTTTCTGCAGACCTTGGCTACATGTTAGGAGACACCACTGAGCACTGCAGGTAATCATCCATTCATTCTGGTAGTTTGTTATTCTGTTATAACAATTCAGCATCAGCTCTATCACCATCACTAAAATGCTAATGATTGTTCATACAGTACATACAAAGGTCTACGATATCGAGCTGCTTTTATTTTCATTTTTGGATTCTGGATGCTGGACCTTGCAAATAATACAGTTCAAGTAAGCCTATTTGAAACTTTACATGTGATCTTATGAATTGACTCACAGTCTCTGTAAATGTTGCTGGAAAGTTGAATTACTCTCCTCCTAATATTTTGTTCATTCTTGATAGGGACCTGCTCGTGCCCTCCTAGCTGATCTTTCAGGTGCTTAATACATTCCTTTAGAATTTCTACTAATGCTAGATCCACCCTTACAATATCAGTTACCGAATGATACATTCTACTATGCAGGCCCTGATCAATGTAATTCGGCAAATGCAATATTCTGCTCATGGATGGCTGTCGGAAACGTTCTTGGTTTTTCAGCTGGTGCGAGTGGGAACTGGCACAAGTATGTCGTGTTTTGTGTTATTCTGTGCTTACATTAGCTTTAGCCTTATTGTCCTAGAGTAGATTCACGGCGCTATCCAGAAAGAATCAAACTTATGCTAGTTGACATAAATTTGTAGGTGCACAGTTGGTAACATCTGAAACTTATACTCATGCTACTATTTAGAAAAAATCCCACTGGCCTATGTTAGTCAAGCTGTCTCTGTAAATAGTATGCTTGCTCACCCTGCCTTGATCATGTGCTTTCTCGAGGTATGGTCTCGCAGTAGCATAGGGTACTGGTAATCCCACAACTTGTTTTTCCAACTTTCTACTTCTGACAAAGATAGCTGGCCAACTTTTATTAATTTCTAGTTTTATCCCGAGAGTTCTCTTGTCAACCGCAGTTGATTTCCCCGTACAAAGCTGACCTTCCCACTCTTTTTTATTTATGCAGGTGGTTTCCTTTTCTGATGACTAGGGCCTGTTGTGAAGCTTGTGGTAATTTGAAAGCAGCTTTCTTAATTGCAGTTGTAAGTTCTCAGAGATTCTGCAATTGACCTAGGTGTCCGAAGTTAGGTTTCTCAATATAATTGTACAAGTGCATTGCTGGCAAAAGAGTAAGCTAACTAATTATGTGTCGTGCAGGTATTCCTTCTGTTTTGCATGGCTGTTACCCTCTACTTTGCTGAAGAGATTCCGCTGGAACCAAAGGATGCACAGCAGTTATCTGACTCGGCTCCTCTACTGAACGGTTCTAGAGATGATCATGATGCTTCAAGTGAACAGACTAACGGAGGACTTTCTAACGGTCATGCTGACGCAAACCATGTCTCAGCTAACTCCCGTGCTGAGGATTTTACAGATGCAGGCTCCAACTCGAACAAAGACGATGTTGAGGCTTTCAATGATGGGCCAGGAGCAGTTTTGGTTAAAATTTTGACTAGCATGAGGCATCTACCTCCTGGAATGTATTCTGTGCTTCTGGTTATGGCCCTAACATGGGTACGCTATAAAAATGGATTAAATAGATAGGTGCGCATCAGCTGCTTGCTGATGGTCTCTTTTTGCTGGAAACTGATGGTGTTCATCACATTTTATCTGTTTTGCAGCTGTCGTGGTTTCCCTTTTTCCTTTTTGACACCGACTGGATGGGGCGTGAGGTTTATCACGGTGACCCAAAAGGAAATGCGAGTGAAAGGAAAGCTTATGATGATGGTGTCCGAGAAGGTGCATTTGGTTTGCTAttgaattcgccctatagtgagtcgtattacaattcactggccgtcgttttacaacgtcgtgactgggaaaaccctggcgttacccaacttaatcgccttgcagcacatccccctttcgccagCTTCATAGGTTGTACTAGATACTGCAAATACTTTGAAAGCTTAGTTACATGGTTTGTGGTGGTTTAAAAGCATTGCAGTTGGATGTAAGTGCCAAGGTATTTTTAGTCAGCGGCGGTAATATTTGGTTTGTTCATGTAGGTTGTCCTTGGGATTGGCTCTTTCCTTATCGATCCATTATGCCGGATGATTGGTGCAAGATTGGTTTGGGCAATTAGCAACTTCATAGTGTTTGCCTGCATGTTGGCTACAACAATACTAAGCTGGATCTCCTATGACCTGTACTCGAGCAAGCTTCAACATATTGTCGGGGCAGATAAAACAGTCAAGACTGCAGCGCTCATTCTTTTCTCTCTTCTTGGATTGCCACTCTCGGTTAGTACCAGACACTCAACACTTTCTTTGGCGCAACTGGAAAATGTCTTATATCCTCTGCTCTTGCATACATAGATCACTTATAGCGTTCCGTTCTCCGTGACTGCTGAGCTGACTGCCGGAACAGGAGGCGGACAAGGTCTGTGTTGCTGGTGTTTTCTTCTTTACAGTGTGTT containing:
- the LOC125515588 gene encoding probable prolyl 4-hydroxylase 3; translated protein: MAPSRPLMRGAGPPRVFASGRTGRASPYALALAALLLASAFLLALIAFGVFSLPVSSPALPTTAGAETESSGDSGGAAESESSGGSSRAARTRARRDLSEGLGERGAQWTEVISWEPRAFVYHNFLSKEECEYLIGLAKPRMVKSTVVDSETGKSKDSRVRTSSGMFLQRGRDKVIRAIERRIADYTFIPAEHGEGLQVLHYEVGQKYEPHFDYFLDEFNTKNGGQRMATILMYLSDVEEGGETIFPDANVNSSSLPWYNELSECARKGLAVKPKMGDALLFWSMKPDATLDPLSLHGGCPVIKGNKWSSTKWLHVHEYKA
- the LOC125515589 gene encoding sucrose transport protein SUT4; translated protein: MDSGGGATAIRVPYRHIRDAEMELVRLNSTHGTGSDAARPKEEQGSGASGEGGRKGAPKWRGVLACMVAAGVQFGWALQLSLLTPYIQTLGIDHAMASFIWLCGPITGFVVQPCVGVWSDKCRSKYGRRRPFILAGCVLICAAVTLVGFSADLGYMLGDTTEHCSTYKGLRYRAAFIFIFGFWMLDLANNTVQGPARALLADLSGPDQCNSANAIFCSWMAVGNVLGFSAGASGNWHKWFPFLMTRACCEACGNLKAAFLIAVVFLLFCMAVTLYFAEEIPLEPKDAQQLSDSAPLLNGSRDDHDASSEQTNGGLSNGHADANHVSANSRAEDFTDAGSNSNKDDVEAFNDGPGAVLVKILTSMRHLPPGMYSVLLVMALTWLSWFPFFLFDTDWMGREVYHGDPKGNASERKAYDDGVREGAFGLLLNSVVLGIGSFLIDPLCRMIGARLVWAISNFIVFACMLATTILSWISYDLYSSKLQHIVGADKTVKTAALILFSLLGLPLSITYSVPFSVTAELTAGTGGGQGLATGVLNLAIVAPQIVVSLGAGPWDKLLGGGNVPAFALASVFSLVAGVLAVIKLPKLSNNYQSAGFHMG